The Nitrospirota bacterium genomic sequence AAAATGTCATCGTTTTAGATCGCCCCTGTTGATGACCCCTACTAGGACGCGGTCCCTGACCACCGGCACGACGGACAGATGCTCCCTCCGCATGGTCTGCAGGACCTGATCCATCGGCGTGTCCGGCGATACCATGACCGGGTTTTCACATGCGTGATCGTGGCCGCGGTGCCCGCAGGTCATGAGCTGACCGGCAGTGCACCGGAATAAAGCCTTCGTGTCCCGAAGTGCTCCGAGGATGCTCTCTTCCACGATGATCCCGACAACGTGG encodes the following:
- a CDS encoding CBS domain-containing protein, with the translated sequence MAIAAKDIMLKGTNLHVNDRGAALVKKLSSRYRAWPVVNDDCHVVGIIVEESILGALRDTKALFRCTAGQLMTCGHRGHDHACENPVMVSPDTPMDQVLQTMRREHLSVVPVVRDRVLVGVINRGDLKR